The following are encoded in a window of Fusarium verticillioides 7600 chromosome 6, whole genome shotgun sequence genomic DNA:
- a CDS encoding sulfite reductase (NADPH) flavoprotein alpha-component, with protein MPHQESAPVAKTNSADFNKLSSSLPFGQQVPLSSISGPTYVTAQLLVQQIAYKLSDKIFSYSPETFDLDIALKEWASKNEKNIHGYSTEVLPLQTRIGAGALALGYIFSPDFDVSKRHIPQSLVAPSGSLQQLRGTLDQLSLLYGVSSPFIAHVAALDYSDSKGLISNYDSALRLAEDLGLGLVASTSTYEAQHMSIFATLLATLLPTLHIYDGVRVARETLRVVDALSENGVADLYSKLSAEAGKLNTRLDTAGKVVELLKVFNDELGTVYEPFEYHGHESPDVVLVAFGSVESQVAKEVLTKLSSDGAKVGVINVRIYRPFIEEAFIKAIPASARTIAVLGQVRDELAVEDEATQSALYSDVLTAVTFSGKFDSEPAVLDIKYTPGQTVTPQGLVSTLHKIFGNEGEAKKLPSLVQAQQFTFWDLDNSSALNSPSVIGNLLSKESTSNVYVNEIFDNLTQGGLVRSDLRSSKKALEAPYDIDDANTIVVGDEKILQEVDVLKGLVEGGNVIVKLSNFKDDEVEKRLPLAFRKGLREKAAELFILDSSYSPAFEKDPLFSKLLLELSFLKVALPDYTPEDIAKHILAEGRPPTLEESMDAVGLCLRHFEVPSTWAEVGADFVDPNLPATIQSNSFVVHDKEEAEDTFELRDWQAAAKSLAFKEAYGTKNVLRPELSVKTSTITVKENRRLTPQDYDRNIFHIEFDLGDSGLTYKIGEALGIHAENDEEEVNQFIEFYGLNPAELVQVPAREDPALLETRTVFQALVQNVDILGKPPKRFYEALAEFATDETEKQKLEALASPAGAEDLKRRAEVDTATYVDILEEFKSARPSFHDLIKIVSPAKRREYSIASAQAVTPNSVSLMIVVVDWVDPRGRTRYGHATRYLSRLPVGAQVTASVKPSVMKLPTKDTAPLIMAGLGTGLAPFRAFVQYRAMQKAQGKEIGSILLYLGSRHQREEYLYGEEWEAYLAAGVVTLIGSAFSRDQPQKIYIQDRMRQTLKEIAKAYIQDEGSFYLCGPTWPVPDVTKVLEEAIAHEAKAAGKKIDPRKEIEKLKEEGRYVLEVY; from the coding sequence ATGCCTCACCAAGAGTCCGCCCCTGTGGCCAAGACCAACTCGGCAGACTTCAACAAGTTGTCATCCAGTCTCCCTTTCGGCCAGCAGGTTCCTCTGTCATCAATCTCTGGCCCGACTTATGTGACCGCCCAGCTCCTCGTTCAGCAGATCGCCTACAAGCTTTCCGATAAGATCTTCTCTTACTCTCCCGAGACCTTCGACCTTGATATCGCACTCAAGGAGTGGGCttccaagaacgagaagaacatccACGGATACTCCACCGAGGTTCTGCCTCTCCAGACTCGAATTGGCGCTGGTGCTCTCGCTCTGGGCTACATCTTCTCTCCCGACTTCGATGTCTCCAAGCGCCACATCCCCCAGTCCCTGGTTGCGCCCTCAGGCAGCCTCCAGCAACTGCGCGGAACCCTCGACCAGCTCTCTCTCCTCTACGGCGTGTCCAGTCCCTTCATCGCCCACGTCGCTGCTCTCGACTATTCCGATAGCAAGGGTCTGATCTCCAACTACGACTCCGCTCTGCGCCTTGCCGAggaccttggtcttggtcttgttgctaGCACCTCCACCTATGAAGCTCAGCACATGTCCATTTTTGCCACTCTCCTGGCTACTCTTCTTCCTACCCTTCACATCTACGATGGTGTCCGCGTCGCTCGCGAGACTCTCCGTGTCGTTGATGCTTTGAGCGAGAACGGTGTTGCCGATCTGTACAGCAAGCTCTCTGCCGAGGCTGGCAAGCTCAACACTCGTCTAGACACCGCCGGTAaagttgttgagcttctcaaggtcttcaacgATGAGCTCGGCACAGTCTACGAGCCTTTTGAGTACCATGGCCATGAGTCCCCTGACGTCGTCCTTGTTGCTTTCGGCAGCGTCGAGTCACAGGTGGCCAAGGAGGTTCTGACCAAGCTCTCTTCTGATGGCGCCAAGGTTGGTGTTATCAACGTGCGAATCTACCGCCCCTTCATTGAGGAGGCTTTTATCAAGGCAATCCCTGCTTCTGCTCGTACCATTGCTGTCCTTGGTCAGGTCAGAGACGAACtcgctgttgaggatgaggctaCCCAGTCTGCTCTCTACAGTGATGTCCTGACTGCTGTCACTTTCTCTGGTAAATTTGACAGTGAGCCTGCGGTTCTCGACATTAAGTACACCCCTGGTCAGACTGTTACTCCTCAGGGTCTGGTCAGCACTCTCCATAAGATCTTTGGTAATGAGGGTGAGGCCAAGAAATTGCCTTCTCTCGTCCAGGCTCAGCAGTTCACCTTCTGGGACCTCGACAACTCATCTGCTCTCAACTCTCCCAGTGTTATCGGCAACCTGCTCTCCAAAGAATCCACCTCCAACGTTTATGTTAACGAGATCTTCGACAACCTCACCCAAGGTGGCCTCGTCCGAAGTGACCTCCGAtcctccaagaaggctctcgaggctCCTTACGACATTGACGACGCCAACACCATTGTCGTCGGAGACGAGAAGATTCTCCAGGAGGTTGATGTCCTCAAGGGTCTCGTTGAGGGTGGCAATGTCATTGTGAAGctctccaacttcaaggacgatgaggtcgagaagcGCCTCCCTCTCGCATTTCGAAAGGGACTCCGGGAGAAGGCGGCTgagctcttcatcctcgactcTTCCTATTCCCCGGCTTTCGAGAAGGaccctctcttctccaagctgcTACTCGAGCTGTCCTTCCTAAAGGTTGCTCTTCCTGACTATACCCCCGAGGATATCGCCAAGCATATCCTCGCTGAGGGTCGTCCTCCTACCCTGGAGGAGTCCATGGATGCTGTTGGCCTTTGCCTCCGTCATTTCGAGGTCCCCTCCACCTGGGCTGAGGTTGGTGCCGACTTTGTTGACCCCAATCTTCCTGCTACGATCCAGAGCAACAGCTTCGTCGTCCACGACAAGGAGGAAGCGGAGGATACTTTCGAGCTCCGTGACTGGCAGGCTGCTGCCAAGTCCCTCGCTTTCAAGGAGGCTTACGGCACCAAGAACGTTCTGCGACCCGAGTTGTCTGTCAAGACTTCCACCATTACTGTCAAGGAGAACCGCCGACTTACTCCTCAGGACTACGACCgcaacatcttccacatCGAATTTGATCTTGGTGACTCGGGTCTGACCTACAAGATCGGTGAGGCTCTGGGTATTCACGCCGAgaacgacgaggaagaggtcaACCAGTTCATCGAGTTTTATGGCCTCAACCCTGCCGAGCTCGTCCAGGTTCCTGCTCGCGAGGATCCTGCTCTCCTCGAGACCCGCACTGTCTTCCAGGCCCTTGTCCAGAATGTGGATATTCTTGGCAAGCCTCCCAAGCGCTTCTATGAGGCCCTTGCTGAGTTCGCTACcgatgagactgagaagcagaagcttgaggctctcgcCAGCCCCGCCGGTGCTGAGGATCTGAAGCGCCGCGCAGAGGTCGATACCGCTACCTATGTTGACATTCTTGAGGAGTTCAAGTCAGCTCGCCCAAGCTTCCACGACCTCATCAAGATTGTCAGCCCTGCCAAGCGCCGAGAGTACTCCATCGCCTCTGCTCAGGCTGTCACCCCCAACTCAGTTTCTCTCATGATTGTCGTGGTTGACTGGGTTGATCCTCGTGGCCGTACCCGTTACGGACATGCTACCCGCTACCTCAGCCGTCTCCCAGTTGGTGCCCAGGTCACTGCTTCAGTCAAGCCTTCCGTCATGAAGCTTCCTACCAAGGACACTGCacctctcatcatggctggtctCGGAACGGGTCTTGCTCCTTTCCGTGCCTTTGTTCAGTACCGCGCTATGCAGAAGGCTCAGGGTAAGGAGATCGGATCCATCCTCTTGTACCTTGGATCCCGCCACCAGCGTGAAGAATATCTCTATGGTGAGGAATGGGAGGCCTATCTGGCCGCCGGTGTTGTCACTCTTATCGGATCTGCCTTCTCTCGTGACCAGCCTCAGAAGATTTACATTCAGGACCGCATGCGTCAGACTCTCAAGGAGATCGCAAAGGCCTACATCCAGGACGAGGGTAGCTTCTACCTCTGCGGTCCTACGTGGCCTGTACCTGATGTGACAAAGGTGCTCGAGGAGGCTATCGCTcacgaggccaaggctgctggcaagaagattgatCCTCgcaaggagattgagaagctcaaggaggagggacGATACGTCCTTGAAGTTTACTAG